One window of Deltaproteobacteria bacterium genomic DNA carries:
- a CDS encoding LLM class flavin-dependent oxidoreductase — MDIGVLAVAGPGRSADTARRLEALGLHTVLFPDSQNLAPEVWGQLMLAAKATTRIRLGPGVTNSITRDPAVTASAALALQVESGGRAVLGIGRGDSSVQRIGKREDPVASFERYLTAVQAYLRGEAVDRDGFASRLEWLEHTDVPKVPVEVAATGRRVVEVAARRADAVCLAVGADPQYVASVLERVRDAARAAGRTLRCGAFVNAVIHDDVPVARDAVRGSAASFARFSAFRGSDLTRLPAPLAAAARWLREHYDMRQHTRTGVPHTAGISDEFVDWFAIAGPVDVARERFRRLAALGLDFCYVIPGSTGMPREVAVTSLVQLGQEVVPALG, encoded by the coding sequence ATGGACATCGGCGTTCTCGCCGTCGCCGGGCCCGGCCGGTCCGCCGACACCGCACGACGGCTCGAGGCGCTCGGCCTCCACACCGTGCTCTTCCCCGACAGCCAGAACCTCGCGCCCGAGGTGTGGGGCCAGCTCATGCTTGCGGCGAAGGCCACGACGCGGATCCGTCTCGGCCCCGGCGTCACCAACTCGATCACGCGCGATCCCGCGGTCACCGCTTCCGCGGCGCTGGCCCTCCAGGTGGAGAGCGGCGGCCGCGCGGTCCTCGGCATCGGCCGCGGCGATTCCTCGGTGCAGCGGATCGGCAAGCGCGAGGATCCCGTCGCGAGCTTCGAGCGCTACCTGACGGCGGTGCAGGCCTACCTGCGCGGGGAGGCCGTCGACCGCGACGGCTTCGCGAGCCGCCTCGAATGGCTCGAGCACACCGACGTCCCGAAGGTGCCGGTCGAGGTCGCGGCCACGGGCCGGCGCGTCGTCGAGGTGGCCGCTCGCCGTGCCGATGCCGTCTGCCTCGCCGTCGGTGCGGATCCGCAGTACGTCGCGAGTGTCCTGGAGCGCGTTCGCGACGCGGCGCGAGCCGCCGGCCGCACGCTCCGCTGCGGGGCGTTCGTGAACGCCGTCATCCACGACGACGTGCCCGTCGCGCGCGACGCCGTCCGCGGCTCGGCCGCGAGCTTCGCCCGCTTCTCGGCGTTCCGCGGCAGCGATCTCACGCGCCTGCCGGCGCCGCTCGCGGCGGCCGCCCGCTGGCTCCGCGAGCACTACGACATGCGGCAGCACACCCGGACCGGGGTGCCGCACACGGCGGGCATCAGCGACGAGTTCGTCGACTGGTTCGCGATCGCGGGCCCGGTCGATGTCGCGCGCGAGCGGTTCCGGCGGCTCGCCGCGCTCGGCCTCGACTTCTGCTACGTGATCCCGGGCTCCACGGGCATGCCGCGCGAGGTGGCGGTGACGTCGCTGGTGCAACTCGGGCAGGAGGTCGTCCCTGCGCTGGGGTGA